In the genome of Trueperaceae bacterium, one region contains:
- a CDS encoding gamma-glutamyl-gamma-aminobutyrate hydrolase family protein (Members of this family of hydrolases with an active site Cys residue belong to MEROPS family C26.) — protein MARRPRVGITVHLGTVRRQGREEERFELAARYAQAVRDAGGAPLLVPTDSPAAVEETLDALDGLLLSGGGSLPARYFEENPDPSLRQTNPVRYDVEVALVRAAWSRGMPLMGICRGHQTIAEALGGELIRDVRRDGRPEHYQEEAPTVRTHPLAVEEGSRLARLVGRETRVNSFHRQAVSRPPSGWRVAARSPDGLVEAIEAESGFGAGCQFHPEWQCDEPGFAALFAEFVAACAGFAVARDPAAAPAG, from the coding sequence CAGGGGCGCGAGGAGGAGCGCTTCGAGCTCGCCGCGCGCTACGCGCAGGCCGTGAGGGACGCGGGGGGCGCGCCGCTGCTCGTGCCCACGGACTCGCCGGCGGCGGTCGAGGAGACGCTGGACGCGCTCGACGGGCTGCTGCTGAGCGGCGGCGGCAGCCTCCCCGCCAGGTACTTCGAGGAGAACCCGGATCCGAGCCTGCGCCAGACGAACCCGGTGCGCTACGACGTGGAGGTGGCGCTGGTGCGGGCGGCGTGGTCGCGGGGCATGCCGCTCATGGGCATCTGCCGCGGTCACCAGACGATCGCCGAGGCGTTGGGCGGCGAGCTCATCCGCGACGTGCGCCGCGACGGACGACCGGAGCACTACCAGGAGGAGGCCCCCACCGTGCGCACGCACCCGCTGGCCGTCGAGGAGGGCTCGCGCCTGGCGCGGCTCGTGGGCCGCGAGACGCGGGTGAACAGCTTCCACCGGCAGGCCGTCAGCAGGCCTCCGAGCGGGTGGCGGGTCGCGGCGCGCTCGCCCGACGGCCTCGTGGAAGCCATCGAGGCCGAGAGCGGCTTCGGGGCCGGCTGCCAGTTCCACCCCGAGTGGCAGTGCGACGAGCCGGGCTTCGCCGCGCTGTTCGCCGAGTTCGTGGCGGCGTGCGCGGGGTTCGCGGTCGCGCGGGACCCAGCGGCGGCAC